Proteins found in one Elusimicrobiota bacterium genomic segment:
- a CDS encoding four helix bundle protein: MYFNDKLVLSIYKKTKIFPEDEKFGLVSQLRRSAGSIPSNIAEGFKRNSRKDYLHFLNIAETSLEETKYHLILSKDLNYLEESSYNLLNDQCEEIGKMLNSLQKVLLNREKNLSLTT, from the coding sequence GTGTATTTTAATGACAAATTGGTGTTGTCTATATACAAAAAAACTAAGATATTTCCTGAAGATGAAAAATTCGGTTTGGTATCTCAACTTAGAAGATCAGCAGGTTCCATCCCATCAAATATTGCAGAAGGATTCAAAAGAAACAGTAGAAAAGACTATTTGCATTTTCTTAATATAGCTGAGACTTCCTTAGAAGAGACAAAATATCATTTAATTTTAAGTAAAGATTTAAATTATTTAGAGGAAAGTTCTTATAACTTGCTTAACGATCAATGTGAAGAAATAGGCAAGATGTTAAATAGTTTACAGAAGGTGTTACTAAACAGGGAAAAAAACTTATCCCTTACCACTTAA